The following proteins come from a genomic window of Nocardiopsis sp. YSL2:
- the scpB gene encoding SMC-Scp complex subunit ScpB — protein sequence MSADGTTDVGDLSAAPPPTLRRDLEAVLMVVDQPVSEYELARALDVPLDVVTRTLEDLSREYTEQGRGFDLRAVAEGWRVYTRPECADVVEHFLKEGQEVRLTQAALETMAVVAYRQPVSRGRVSAVRGVNCDGVMRTLVLRGLIEEAGHDSESGALLYRTTSYFLERLGLRGLDELPDLAPFLPDDIEGLDDTGEHT from the coding sequence GTGAGCGCCGACGGCACGACCGATGTGGGTGATCTCTCCGCAGCGCCCCCGCCCACCCTGCGCCGCGATCTGGAGGCGGTGCTGATGGTGGTGGACCAGCCGGTGTCGGAGTACGAGCTGGCCCGCGCCCTGGACGTCCCTTTGGACGTGGTGACCCGGACGCTGGAGGACCTGTCGAGGGAATACACCGAGCAGGGGCGCGGTTTCGACCTGAGGGCGGTGGCCGAAGGGTGGCGTGTGTACACGCGGCCCGAATGCGCCGACGTCGTCGAGCACTTCCTCAAGGAGGGCCAGGAGGTGCGGCTCACCCAGGCCGCGCTCGAGACGATGGCGGTGGTGGCCTACCGACAGCCGGTCTCCCGGGGCAGGGTCTCCGCCGTACGCGGTGTCAACTGCGACGGGGTTATGCGTACCCTCGTACTGAGGGGCCTGATCGAAGAGGCCGGACACGATTCCGAATCCGGTGCGCTGCTGTATCGGACCACCTCCTATTTCCTGGAACGGTTGGGCCTGCGAGGCCTCGACGAGCTGCCTGATCTGGCGCCGTTCCTCCCCGACGACATCGAAGGTCTAGACGACACCGGTGAGCACACCTAA